A window from Heliangelus exortis chromosome 17, bHelExo1.hap1, whole genome shotgun sequence encodes these proteins:
- the TMEM186 gene encoding transmembrane protein 186 — MLCRIRTNFYMAPSFGRCQQNKLWTRSWKKEDSHTPSSFGTWKCLQSQNWQVSGVNYLVRQQKPSVCLYHPTPAAVVQQKAGNEKKEEFKLVYRFPGIKYCRVLSRLKLLQTATTLVMLPPISYLYLQDQVSQNVLLYTTGVTLFAGAMLYGMSYFFRRIIGFIYLSENSHTVKVAHLTFWGRRNDIYCPLETVMTLDEVGDSKGELLLQFKRYNTTDVLYFTIRFGQIVDRQKFAQIFGEIESQNR; from the coding sequence ATGCTCTGCAGAATTAGGACTAACTTCTACATGGCACCATCTTTTGGGAGATGTCAACAAAACAAGCTCTGGACAAGGTCATGGAAAAAAGAGGATTCTCACACACCCAGTTCTTTTGGTACATGGAAGTGTTTGCAGTCACAAAATTGGCAAGTTAGTGGTGTTAATTATCTTGTGAGACAGCAAAAGCCATCTGTGTGTCTGTATCATCCAACCCCTGCTGCTGTGGTCCAACAGAAGGCtgggaatgagaaaaaagaagagttcaAACTGGTCTACAGGTTTCCTGGTATTAAGTACTGCAGGGTGCTGTCCCGACTGAAGCTGTTACAGACGGCCACCACCCTGGTTATGCTGCCTCCCATCTCCTACCTCTATCTGCAAGACCAAGTTTCTCAGAATGTCCTTTTGTATACTACTGGGGTTACCCTCTTTGCTGGTGCAATGTTGTATGGTATGAGCTACTTTTTCAGACGCATTATTGGATTCATCTACTTAAGTGAAAACAGCCACACTGTCAAAGTGGCCCACTTGACATTCTGGGGAAGACGGAATGACATTTACTGTCCCTTGGAGACAGTGATGACTTTGGATGAAGTTGGAGATAGCAAGGGGGAGCTACTTCTCCAGTTCAAACGCTATAATACTACAGATGTTTTATATTTTACGATTAGGTTTGGCCAGATTGTAGATAGACAGAAGTTTGCTCAAATATTTGGAGAAATTGAGTCACAGAACAGGTGA